A single Anopheles arabiensis isolate DONGOLA chromosome 2, AaraD3, whole genome shotgun sequence DNA region contains:
- the LOC120898007 gene encoding uncharacterized protein LOC120898007, which yields MSPQAGRFLLLLVCVFCGVIGLSDALNLQDACETPDGKVGTCVYLRSCLSIRNVLLKKENMTPEDRSLVMKSKCGQEGRSVLVCCPLVRKLTGRFDAPVELPPPGECGKMQMDRIVGGEVAPIDGYPWLTRIQYYKGSNRYGFHCGGVLIHNQYVLTAAHCIEGVPSTWIVYQVRLGEFDTTTTIDCVEDDCADPVRDVLINAYVVHPDYYKQNGADYNDIALLQLSETVEFTDFIRPICLPTSEESRTVNLTGKYATVAGWGQTENSTSSTKKLHLRVPVVDNEVCADAFSSIRLEIIPTQLCAGGEKGKDSCRGDSGGPLMRYGDGRSSSKYWYLIGLVSFGLEQCGTDGVPGVYTRMSEYMDWVLDTMESASVSGGQSADLSNRPSARDEMTAVRRHRGGGGSGGTFGRGVAVVPIITVIMCVLHSSAAQFPNPCRTPDLKNGLCVTVTQCPLIQRLLNQPLLTSNVVRFLEASRCGAQDRKVLVCCAEPENVQPATTAAPLPVQTRPPASTPLGNRLSYETQLRLLPDECGVQYTDRIIGGERAQLDEYPWTALIQHRRKNGELKFHCGGALISDRYVLTAAHCIENIQRSWTLTAVRLGEWDIDSDQDCANSYGERVCADPVQDIAIEKYIVHPGYAVQKQSVKNDIAQVRLARPAVFNDYVQPICLPLEPAQRTISYDGQRFVVAGWGQTEDAPRSRYKLYVGVSGVPEQTCQQQYPQAGIDRTQVCAGGTAKQDSCRGDSGGPLMYVGQRNSEGVMYLGGLVSYGRQCGLEGVPGVYTRVNQFVDWIVSNLEP from the exons ATGTCACCCCAGGCGGGACGATTTCTACTGCTGCTAGTGTGCGTCTTCTGCGGTGTGATTGGTTTATCTGACGCGT TGAACCTACAGGATGCGTGCGAAACACCGGACGGTAAGGTGGGCACCTGCGTGTACCTTCGATCGTGCCTCTCGATCCGCAACGTGCTGCTGAAGAAGGAGAACATGACCCCGGAAGATCGCAGCTTGGTGATGAAATCAAAATGTGGTCAGGAGGGCCGCTCGGTGCTGGTGTGCTGTCCGCTCGTTCGCAAGCTGACCGGCCGGTTCGATGCACCGGTTGAGCTGCCGCCACCGGGTGAGTGTGGCAAAATGCAAATGGATCGTATCGTCGGTGGGGAAGTCGCTCCGATAGATGGCTATCCTTGGCTAACTAGAATTCAGTACTACAAAG GCAGCAACCGGTATGGATTCCACTGTGGAGGAGTACTGATCCACAACCAGTACGTCCTCACGGCGGCCCACTGTATCGAGGGCGTTCCATCAACCTGGATCGT GTATCAGGTGCGGCTCGGTGAGTTCGACACCACGACCACCATCGACTGCGTGGAAGACGATTGTGCCGATCCGGTGCGCGATGTGCTGATCAATGCGTACGTAGTGCATCCGGACTACTACAAACAGAACGGAGCCGATTACAACGACAtcgcgctgctgcagctgtcGGAAACGGTCGAGTTTACCGACTTTATACGGCCGATCTGTTTGCCGACCAGCGAGGAAAGCAGGACGGTGAACCTGACCGGCAAGTACGCAACCGTGGCCGGCTGGGGCCAGACGGAAAACAGTACCTCGAGCACGAAGAAGCTCCATCTGCGCGTGCCGGTGGTGGACAATGAGGTGTGTGCCGATGCGTTCAGCTCGATACGGTTGGAAATCATTCCCACCCAGCTGTGTGCCGGCGGCGAGAAGGGTAAGGACTCGTGCCGCGGCGACTCCGGTGGACCGCTGATGCGGTACGGCGATGGTCGTTCGTCCTCCAAGTACTGGTACCTGATCGGGTTGGTCAGCTTCGGGCTGGAGCAGTGCGGTACCGACGGTGTGCCCGGGGTGTACACGCGCATGAGCGAATACATGGACTGGGTGCTGGATACGATGGA ATCGGCAAGCGTAAGTGGTGGACAATCCGCCGACCTGTCGAACCGGCCCTCGGCTCGTGACGAAATGACAGCAGTACGTCGTCaccgcggtggtggtggtagtggtggtacaTTCGGACGGGGGGTAGCAGTGGTGCCGATAATTACCGTCATCATGTGCGTGTTACATTCCAGCGCCGCGCAGT TTCCGAACCCGTGCCGAACGCCCGATTTGAAAAACGGACTCTGCGTTACGGTTACCCAATGTCCGCTGATACAGCGACTGCTCAACCAGCCGCTGCTGACGTCGAACGTGGTCCGTTTCCTCGAGGCTAGCCGGTGTGGGGCGCAGGACCGGAAGGTGCTGGTGTGTTGTGCCGAGCCCGAGAACGTCCAGCCGGCTACCACGGCTGCTCCGCTGCCCGTACAGACGCGTCCGCCCGCCAGTACACCGTTAGGCAATAGGTTATCGTACGAGACacagctgcggctgctgcccGACGAATGTGGCGTGCAGTACACGGACCGTATCATCGGAGGCGAACGAGCCCAGCTCGATGAGTATCCGTGGACCGCTCTGATCCAGCATCGGCGGAAAA ATGGTGAGCTAAAGTTCCACTGTGGCGGCGCACTCATCAGCGACCGGTACGTACTGACGGCGGCCCACTGCATCGAGAACATACAACGATCCTGGACGCT AACGGCCGTACGGCTAGGTGAATGGGACATCGATTCCGACCAGGACTGTGCCAACTCGTACGGGGAGCGCGTGTGTGCCGACCCGGTGCAGGACATTGCGATCGAGAAGTATATCGTGCATCCCGGCTACGCCGTGCAGAAGCAATCGGTAAAGAACGACATCGCCCAGGTACGGCTCGCACGGCCGGCTGTGTTTAACGATTACGTGCAGCCGATCTGTCTACCGCTGGAGCCGGCGCAGCGGACCATCTCCTACGATGGCCAACGGTTCGTCGTGGCTGGCTGGGGTCAAACGGAGGACG CACCGAGAAGCCGCTACAAGCTGTACGTTGGTGTGTCGGGCGTGCCGGAACAAACctgccagcagcagtaccCACAGGCCGGCATCGATCGGACGCAGGTTTGCGCCGGTGGTACGGCGAAACAAGACTCCTGCCGGGGCGATTCTGGCGGACCGCTGATGTACGTGGGCCAGCGCAACTCGGAAGGCGTCATGTATCTCGGCGGGCTGGTCAGTTACGGCCGCCAGTGTGGGCTCGAGGGAGTGCCGGGTGTGTACACCCGAGTCAATCAGTTCGTCGATTGGATCGTTAGTAATCTAGAACCGTAA
- the LOC120896818 gene encoding glutathione S-transferase 1-1-like encodes MPAPTLYYFPMSPPARAVLLLMKELELPMNLKEVNPLAGETRTEEFMRMNPEHTIPTLDDNGFYLGESRAILSYLIDAYRPGHTLYPNIPKEKALINRVLHHDLGSFYPKFFGTIGALFSGAATEISDEMKTTTQKALTDLEHYLTRNDYFAGENLTIADLSLVPTISSAVHCGLDLTNYPRLNAWYESCRVLKGFEDDQEAARQVGEYLRSKFPTGLEALN; translated from the exons ATGCCCGCCCCAACGCTGTACTACTTTCCGATGAGCCCACCGGCCCGTgcggtgttgctgctgatgaagGAGCTTGAACTGCCGATGAAT CTAAAAGAAGTGAACCCACTCGCCGGTGAAACGCGCACCGAGGAATTCATGCGCATGAACCCGGAGCACACGATCCCAACGCTGGACGACAATGGCTTCTACCTGGGCGAATCACGTGCCATTTTGTCGTACCTAATCGATGCCTACCGTCCCGGGCACACGCTCTACCCGAACATTCCGAAGGAAAAGGCCCTCATTAATCGGGTGCTGCATCACGATTTGGGCTCTTTCTATCCCAAGTTCTTTGGCACCATCGGTGCACTGTTTTCTGGTGCAGCGACGGAAATTTCAGACGAAATGAAAACCACCACCCAGAAGGCGCTCACTGACTTGGAGCACTATCTAACACGGAACGATTACTTTGCCGGGGAAAATCTCACTATAGCAGACCTTTCCCTGGTGCCGACGATTTCTTCCGCCGTC CACTGCGGTTTGGATTTGACCAACTATCCACGACTAAACGCGTGGTATGAGAGCTGCCGGGTGCTTAAAGGATTCGAGGATGATCAGGAAGCTGCCCGTCAGGTTGGTGAATATTTGCGCTCCAAGTTTCCCACCGGTCTGGAGGCGTTGAATTGA
- the LOC120896902 gene encoding CLIP domain-containing serine protease 2-like: protein MVNCLFEVTRYQWLGAIVLVLLVVPGYGGRHSFRQLCITEEQQRGRCVPVKQCDSVMTTLRKDTLTPEDIQYLYGTECGRTAEGKALVCCPQSSLVPVGGPIESGINTTIRVNAEEKQPTEPTLEVASNACGLQSAVKLTNLTIGHHPWTVLLHYGGQAHSTQFNCSGTLIAPSYVLTSASCVDDEAAWNNLTVRLGEWDLESTVDCILDPDSDDLVCADPSYDVPVGQVILHEAYTGRRNNIALLKLAQPAHLNDWVSPICLPESPVLNETAKYGAAGWNQSTCADPSSRYKQLSSYDALNQKACERYVPSVAGTSYGFVCVAVGEEQPLGDAGGGLTAVRTIDSAGRSVHELVGVLSSLSSCANFQGVSVYTRVAQYVDWIESKLVVPSDGA from the exons ATGGTAAATTGCTTGTTCGAAGTAACCCGCTACCAATGGTTGGGTGCGATCGTGTTGGTGCTGCTCGTAGTACCAGGCTATGGCGGAAGAC ACTCTTTCCGACAGCTGTGCATCACCGAGGAGCAGCAGCGCGGACGCTGCGTACCGGTGAAACAGTGCGACAGTGTGATGACTACGCTGCGCAAAGACACGCTCACGCCTGAAGACATCCAATATCTGTACGGTACGGAATGTGGTCGAACGGCGGAAGGGAAGGCACTCGTCTGCTGTCCCCAGAGTTCGCTAGTCCCGGTGGGAGGACCGATTGAGAGCGGCATCAACACAACGATCCGAGTGAACGCCGAAGAGAAACAACCCACAGAGCCCACCCTGGAAGTTGCTTCCAACGCTTGCGGATTGCAATCGGCAGTAAAGCTGACAAATCTCACCATCGGGCATCATCCTTGGACGGTGCTGCTTCACTACGGTGGTCAGG CCCACAGCACCCAGTTTAACTGCAGTGGCACGCTTATCGCACCAAGCTACGTACTAACTTCGGCAAGCTGTGTGGACGATGAGGCGGCATGGAACAA CTTAACCGTACGGCTTGGCGAGTGGGATCTCGAATCGACGGTCGACTGTATTCTTGACCCCGACAGCGACGATCTGGTCTGTGCCGACCCATCGTACGATGTACCGGTGGGACAGGTGATCCTGCACGAAGCATATACCGGACGGCGGAACAATATTGCACTGCTGAAACTGGCCCAACCGGCGCATCTAAACGATTGGGTTAGTCCGATCTGTTTGCCCGAGTCGCCTGTGCTGAACGAAACGGCGAAGTACGGTGCGGCTGGTTGGAACCAGAGCACTTGCG CGGACCCGAGCAGCCGGTACAAGCAACTGTCCAGCTATGATGCACTCAACCAGAAGGCTTGCGAGCGGTACGTCCCATCGGTAGCGGGCACCTCGTACGGATTTGTTTGTGTCGCAGTCGGGGAGGAGCAGCCGCTGGGTGATGCTGGCGGTGGGTTGACGGCAGTGAGAACGATCGACTCCGCCGGACGCTCGGTGCACGAGCTGGTCGGTGTGCTGAGCTCACTGTCGAGCTGTGCCAACTTTCAGGGTGTTTCCGTTTACACGCGAGTGGCGCAGTACGTGGATTGGATCGAGAGCAAGCTAGTAGTGCCGTCTGATGGAGCTTAA